The window CTGCTGGTCCCAGTTGAGCATTTTTCAGTTTTTCCTgaattcaattaattaaataattagtctGGGAAAATATATCTATGAAGCACAAAGATACAAGAAAGGATATTATAGAAAAATACCCTTAATGTAGTATTCTCCACCCTCAGTTTCTCAGAACTGTCACTCAATTGATTTATCTCTGATTTCAACGACACATTCTCAGCAGTCAAGTTTTCGACTTTTCGTGCCAATTCTTCAGCCTCAGCCTGATCAGACAAAATATGAACGTTACTGACAAGGTTTCAACTTTTGATTGTTTTTTAGTATTTCATGATAGACAAGCATTGCATAAAGAAAATAAGTCAATGAAACAAAACTgcaatatgtaaatatatataccTGCTTCCTTAGCCTGGACCTTCTGGCAGATTCACGGTTTGACTGTTTCCTCCTCTCACGTTTCAGCTCACGCTCGTTCTAAGAGAATTCAAACACGATGAAGATTCATCATTACTATTAGCATGCATTTCATAAGCACTTCAAATGAACCATATGTGAATACTGAATAGTAACCACTGGGAAGTGATCATTCATAATCTGGTCATACCTGTATCCAAGCTTCTGAAGGCATAACTGCACAAGGTTGTGGCCCATTTGGGGAATTTGTCCTAGGATGTAGAGATGCAGGGTTCATCAACTCCAGTGCTGTGGTCATACCTGAAGAAACAACAGGTGCAGCTAATGTTCCTGTAATACTGATTGGGGCAGTTGCAATCGTCTTATTGGCTGCATTCTCTTTAGGGGCCGGACTGTCTTGTATCTCAGTTTTCCCTTCCCCGTCTGCTTGTGCAGTAGGTATTTATAAGTACCAATACAAAGAATTATTTTGACAACAATACTCTAGAATGAATATTTCCATATACTCGTATATAAGTATTGTATTCAGGATGTTAAGTAACAGACATTGATCACCGGTAACTGCATGAATAGGATACAAGGAAGTAATAACTTGACCATCTAAAGTCTGAAAACCAGGTAATCTCACCTTAACATTAGTCACACCAAAAGGAATATAAAAGTTTGCATAATTTCACCATATCGTACACAAACAACAGGAGCAACAACTAATCAGAAACATACTTGATGAACTGATTGACCTCATACATAAAGTAATGACTAGAGAAGCATGATTATGATCCAGGACAAGTATTAAATTCATTCAAGAGGTCACATTTAGTGAAGAACAAGTCATACCAGTTGTTGGTGTTCCATCAcgtcttcttttccttgtttgattagTCTGGGCATAGCATTGGCAAATATCATAAGTATTTTAAGTTACAATAACAACAAAGTCTTATCCCACTAGGTGGGTCCGGCTATCAAAATATTAGTAGATTCTTACCCCTGCAGTGTTGCCATCACTTCCATCACTGGAACCTTCAGTGTCCACACTGTTGACATCATAAATGTATTCAGTTACATATATGATCCCAATAGAATAGCACGCTCATGGTCCAATCTTCTATACTAAAggagaggaagaatattcatttcAATTATATAATACAGAAGGAAAAGTGGCATACCTCTGTGATAGCCTGTTTTCCGCTCCACGCTCTGCACTTCCAGTGTTGCCATTGCCTATTGACATTGCCAGCCCATCAAATCCTTTCAATTTTTTCATTAAACCCTGATCAGTATTTCCAGATAATTTGGTTGGTGTTTCTACGCTTGAAGGAGTCCCAGCCTGCATTATTTCATTATCAagactcaatttttttttttacaatgttCAGGAAATCAAGAGAGTAGGAAATGATTTCGGAGAAATCCAAAACTTACAGCAGGCGAAGTCGGAACTCCCTGACCATGTGCATGAGGCCCCTATATTTTATCAAATGAGACTCATAAGCTAATAGGAAAAACTTGTACCAACAGGGCATATATAAAGAATGGAAAACTTTTGTATTGACCACTTCAGTGTTCATAAATCAATTGCCAAGGTTCATTACAAGAATATCAAAGAATGATGTTATAAACAGTTTCAAGAATTCATACTTACAATAGCAACTGCAGGGTGAGCATAAACCCCTCCATGCGAATAGATTGCTGCATAAGGCGGCCCATAAGGTGGCATCATAGGCTGGAAGAAACATAAGTTGGTAAATTATTCATCTCCACCAGGACGTATCACAACATCTACTCAAAAACAAAGAATGGTGATAAGTACAATACAATAATACCTGTGGTGGTCCCCACATGTATGGATGAGGAGCATGACCATTAGCCACAGCCGAGTTATAGTATGGGGGCATGTTGACTCTTGGTCCATAATATGCCTGAGAATATATATACTTTAAAGTCACCATAAGTAATTTCTAGAAGGTAGTTATTTTCAAAAGATAAAGCAAACCAAAAGGccaaaattaattgaataatgaTTGGAGAACGCATAATTATAGTGCACCATGATCCTATCCTGCAACAATGATTGATAATCCAAACGTTTCCTACCAAATAGACATCTTTCATTGATTCAAATAACTAAGAATGGAAATATGCAGACAACAGTTTTCAAATACTTCATAGCGAAAATGCGGACATGTCTTTTAAACAAGAGGTAGCTAACATTTTATTTAGTGGAAGTGAAGTGAAGGAAAACTTAGGTAACCTGCATGGCACTCCAATCAGGATAAACATGAATATTTTGCTGGTTGGTCTGATTGGTCTGATCCTGTAAGTAAATTTGGAACAATAGTGGTTAGCCACAACCTTCTCCTTCATTGTTTCCATACACACAAAGAAACTGTTCTTAGCTTACCGTTGCTACCGGTGAAGATGACTTTTCAATCTTGGTGGATTTTCCTTCCTCACTGTTTCCCATTAGGTAAGCACCAAAAGAAAACCCAACAACAGTGATTTGGCTGCATTAACAGGAAACCATGTCAGCAACTATCAGCGAGAAAAATGTTGCAATGAAGAAAAGCTAAAATCATAAGCCAAGATTTATGCACTTCAAAACCAACACTTGATCTTAGTCTCCTAGATAGAAGCTAAACATAATCTCTAATCTAAAAACAAATAGTTAATAGGTTATAAtggcaaaaacaaaaaattaacaaattctgcAGAAAGGAAGAGCAATTCCAACATTCAAATCATAGCTCAATAAATAAAACATCAATCACTGAAATCAAAGGGGTAAAGGCAGTGAGAAATTTAGTTCTGTTGAGAAATTCTTAACTACAAACCACATGGCACCACACAAAgattcatatttttttcttgatAAGGACAACAAAAAACAATGAAATCAAAGACATGACTAGCTGGTAAATGAAGGAAAGTAAAGGGGTCAATTATGTCATTTTACTACCccaaaagggaagagagagagagtgatgaaCTCAAACTAACACGGCATAAGATGGACACAATCAAACCCAAAAGGACAAATCCAGGAAGTTAATGACCAAAAGGTCCCTACAAAACCAAACCTTTCTATCACTTCAATATGGTAACAGGACTATTGAATCTTCTGAATTTGCTTCTTTATACCTAGTTAGTAGATTATAATTTATAGGTTCTATCCTGATTCAATAACCCCCAACCTTCTCTATTCTCTACCCTTACTCCTATTCACCTATTTTATATAAGGAAAAttaaattcacaaaaaaaaagttaCCAAACAAACAtccaaaaaacacaaaattgaatGAATCAAAACACAGACAGCAcagaaattgatatattttagtTCCTACAATAAGAGATCCATGCAAATCCCAAATCTAGCCTTGTTTAATTAGCTAAAAGTATAGAACTACAAAAcagtgaaattttttttgtagatGTTAGACTTCAATTTCCACGAAACAAAACAAAAGTTTCAAAATGGACCACATAATCTCTTCTGCATCTCTCTCAATCTCACTCTCTCCTAATCCTCTTCATAGATTTCTCAAAAATTTTCACttaatcataaaaatttaaagtttcatGAATTCAAGTTTCTCTTCTAAAATCCATGAATGAAAATTAAAGGAGTAAAATTTCCCAGTTTAGAACCCAAAAAAAAAGAGTGCTGGAAATTCCACGTACCTGAAAAAAAACGCGCAATTCTTCTCGTCaccgaaaattaaaataaaaaaaattctcagctaaaaccaaacaaaacaaaagagaaaaaaaaatgaagaagcaatCCGCGTAGCTCAAATGAAGGTTTGAAATGAGAAATCACGCATTTTGTGtctctctactttctctctctataAAAAACGAGGGAAAGAAAGgtttgaagagagagaaaggtgGGGGTggtgaagaaggaggagaaagagaaggagaaggagaatgaGAGAAAGAAACTCCACGTCACTATACACGTGTCGTATGTAGGGTTTTCCGTATGTATACGATGTATAAATACTGTGGGAAAATCCGTATACGGTGGTGAGGGAGGGAGTGTGGTGGTTGTTGAGCTGGCTTATCGCAAATAGCGCTGGCCATTTATTTATTCTCAATTAATCGTGGCTGTACACGTGGTGATTGCTTAAGGTGGCAGGGTCCATCCTAGCCTGCCATTCATGTGGGCTTACGTGGCCGttgaatttcaaaaatcaactaaaaaaggaaattttaaatttctttttgatAAGCTAGAAATTTTTAAatcagtagtttttttttttttaattatgttactA is drawn from Arachis hypogaea cultivar Tifrunner chromosome 12, arahy.Tifrunner.gnm2.J5K5, whole genome shotgun sequence and contains these coding sequences:
- the LOC112726413 gene encoding common plant regulatory factor 1, with the protein product MGNSEEGKSTKIEKSSSPVATDQTNQTNQQNIHVYPDWSAMQAYYGPRVNMPPYYNSAVANGHAPHPYMWGPPQPMMPPYGPPYAAIYSHGGVYAHPAVAIGPHAHGQGVPTSPAAGTPSSVETPTKLSGNTDQGLMKKLKGFDGLAMSIGNGNTGSAERGAENRLSQSVDTEGSSDGSDGNTAGTNQTRKRRRDGTPTTDGEGKTEIQDSPAPKENAANKTIATAPISITGTLAAPVVSSGMTTALELMNPASLHPRTNSPNGPQPCAVMPSEAWIQNERELKRERRKQSNRESARRSRLRKQAEAEELARKVENLTAENVSLKSEINQLSDSSEKLRVENTTLREKLKNAQLGPADEIVLNNTDSNRATPVSTENLLSRVNNNSSSDDRTAEETDFCENKSNSGAKLHQLMDTNPRADAVAAG